From Streptomyces sp. HUAS MG91, the proteins below share one genomic window:
- a CDS encoding DoxX family protein, which translates to MSVDTRTPRTPSGDRSSGFDDAPALSMVKVPCDPAQVIVNHASFRVQLPTAQKTQLPRIARHLSAVDAATARIPVITAAGTPAARRRPVVMSGGAFAADGLLTGARRPGEPDAGGATQVIPRIDADDLYEGDPTQETPVVEPGTRILPQMRQSGSAFEDSGELDQVRYRGSEFDAGDESDNETTAARRYGPVRHAYYPGRRMNLGVVLLPLRVFLGFISIYAGMGKLCDPVYFDGGERGSMVKWLNSLHPWELAEPLRDWALQHPVGAGLAIAFFQVIVGVLTVLGLWQRLAAAIGVLLSAAILVTVSWKTVPAYDAPDIIYLAAWSPLIIAGAPVYSIDGRLASRAWRRLGPRSTLGELRRYVLRRGAVVATVVIGLTLLIGSLLGGAVRDADRVTAPGPGDAPHNQLPGSPLPSEPGSTKRQEQRSSSPSASNAPTQGTTSSPSGAPGAARESGSASGTTSTPTQGATAGQAPPQQTTPQQPPSSTGGAPTSGGGTSSGGTSDGGSSSSGGDGGGGGSDSSGGSKLVGGLLG; encoded by the coding sequence ATGAGTGTGGACACCAGAACGCCCCGCACACCCTCGGGGGACCGCTCGTCGGGATTCGACGACGCTCCCGCGCTGAGCATGGTGAAGGTTCCGTGCGACCCGGCGCAGGTCATCGTCAACCACGCAAGTTTCCGCGTGCAGCTCCCCACGGCGCAGAAGACTCAACTCCCGCGCATCGCCCGCCACTTGTCCGCCGTCGACGCGGCGACCGCGCGCATTCCCGTGATCACCGCCGCCGGTACGCCCGCGGCCCGGCGACGCCCGGTCGTCATGAGCGGCGGCGCCTTCGCCGCCGACGGCCTGCTCACCGGCGCGCGACGCCCCGGCGAGCCGGACGCGGGCGGTGCCACGCAGGTCATCCCGCGCATCGATGCCGACGACCTCTACGAGGGCGACCCGACCCAGGAAACACCCGTCGTCGAGCCCGGCACCCGGATCCTGCCCCAGATGCGGCAGTCCGGCAGCGCCTTCGAGGACTCCGGCGAGCTCGATCAAGTCCGTTACCGGGGCAGCGAGTTCGACGCCGGTGACGAAAGCGACAACGAGACCACCGCCGCCCGCCGCTACGGGCCCGTCCGGCACGCCTACTACCCCGGGCGCCGGATGAACCTCGGCGTGGTGCTGCTCCCGCTCCGCGTCTTCCTCGGCTTCATCTCCATCTACGCGGGCATGGGCAAGCTCTGCGACCCCGTCTACTTCGACGGCGGCGAACGCGGCTCCATGGTCAAGTGGCTCAACTCGCTGCACCCGTGGGAGCTCGCCGAGCCGCTGCGCGACTGGGCGCTCCAGCACCCCGTCGGCGCGGGACTCGCCATCGCCTTCTTCCAGGTCATCGTCGGCGTGCTGACGGTGCTCGGACTCTGGCAGCGGCTCGCCGCCGCCATCGGCGTGCTGCTCTCCGCCGCGATCCTGGTCACCGTCAGCTGGAAGACCGTCCCCGCCTACGACGCGCCGGACATCATCTATCTGGCCGCATGGTCGCCGCTGATCATCGCCGGCGCCCCGGTCTACTCCATCGACGGCCGCCTCGCCTCGCGCGCCTGGCGACGCCTCGGCCCGCGCTCCACGCTCGGCGAGCTGCGCCGCTACGTCCTGCGCCGCGGCGCCGTCGTCGCGACCGTCGTCATCGGCCTGACCCTGCTCATCGGTTCGCTGCTCGGCGGCGCCGTGCGCGACGCCGACCGGGTCACCGCCCCGGGCCCCGGCGACGCCCCGCACAACCAGCTGCCCGGCTCCCCGCTCCCCTCGGAGCCCGGCAGCACGAAGCGGCAGGAGCAGCGCTCGTCGAGCCCGTCGGCGTCCAACGCGCCGACGCAGGGCACCACGTCGAGCCCGTCCGGTGCGCCCGGCGCCGCCCGCGAGAGCGGCAGCGCCAGCGGGACGACCAGCACCCCGACGCAGGGCGCCACGGCGGGCCAGGCCCCGCCGCAGCAGACGACCCCGCAGCAGCCGCCGAGCAGCACCGGCGGCGCCCCCACCAGCGGAGGCGGGACGTCCAGCGGCGGCACGTCGGACGGCGGCTCGTCCTCCAGCGGCGGCGACGGCGGCGGTGGCGGTTCCGACTCCTCGGGCGGCAGCAAGCTCGTGGGCGGTCTGCTCGGCTGA
- the rlmB gene encoding 23S rRNA (guanosine(2251)-2'-O)-methyltransferase RlmB, giving the protein MAANNNRRMSGKKGAQVGSGGQRRKGLEGKGPTPPAEMRKKHKKNRIATAQAKRAQGRPQSRTGGPRGKATSEMVVGRNPVVEALREGVPASTLYVQQFIDNDERVREALQLAGERGGIHLMEAPRPELDRMTNGLNHQGLVLQVPPYEYAHPEDLVAAAFDDGEDPLIVALDGVTDPRNLGAVVRSTSAFGGHGVVVPERRAAGMTAGAWKTSAGAAARTPVARATNLTRTLEQYKKAGLAIVGLAADGDHTVGDLAALEGPVVIVVGSEGKGLSRLVGETCDFRVRIPMPGGAESLNAGVAAGVVLYEAARRRG; this is encoded by the coding sequence ATGGCCGCCAACAACAACCGCCGCATGTCCGGCAAGAAGGGCGCGCAGGTCGGCAGTGGCGGCCAGCGACGCAAGGGTCTCGAGGGCAAGGGCCCGACCCCGCCCGCCGAGATGCGCAAGAAGCACAAGAAGAACCGCATCGCGACGGCCCAGGCCAAGCGTGCCCAGGGCCGCCCGCAGAGCCGCACCGGCGGTCCGCGCGGCAAGGCGACCTCCGAGATGGTCGTCGGCCGCAACCCGGTCGTCGAGGCGCTGCGCGAGGGCGTGCCCGCGAGCACGCTCTACGTCCAGCAGTTCATCGACAACGACGAGCGGGTCCGCGAGGCGCTCCAGCTCGCCGGTGAGCGCGGCGGCATCCACCTCATGGAGGCCCCGCGCCCCGAGCTGGACCGGATGACCAACGGGCTGAACCACCAGGGGCTCGTGCTCCAGGTGCCGCCCTACGAGTACGCGCACCCGGAGGACCTCGTCGCCGCCGCGTTCGACGACGGCGAGGACCCGCTGATCGTCGCCCTCGACGGGGTGACGGACCCGCGCAACCTGGGCGCCGTCGTGCGCTCCACCTCCGCGTTCGGCGGGCACGGGGTCGTCGTTCCCGAGCGGCGGGCCGCCGGGATGACCGCCGGGGCCTGGAAGACGTCCGCCGGTGCCGCCGCGCGCACGCCCGTGGCTCGCGCCACCAATCTGACCCGCACCCTCGAGCAGTACAAGAAGGCGGGCCTCGCCATCGTCGGGCTCGCCGCCGACGGGGACCACACCGTGGGTGACCTGGCCGCGCTCGAGGGGCCCGTCGTCATCGTCGTCGGCAGCGAGGGCAAGGGGCTCTCGCGGCTGGTCGGGGAGACCTGTGACTTCCGCGTGCGGATTCCCATGCCGGGTGGTGCGGAGTCGTTGAACGCCGGTGTCGCCGCCGGCGTCGTCCTGTACGAGGCGGCTCGGCGCCGGGGCTGA
- a CDS encoding aminoglycoside phosphotransferase family protein — MIDIPDGLVQSQFTYAGEAGRAFIAALPGRVEEIVERWGLRVDGPAMHGMAALVLPVVRRADGLPAAVKFQVLDEETEGEPVALRVWGGDGAVRLLDHDPGTGTMLLERLDAGRMLSVVEDSREAVAVIAGLLARLTAGPAPDGMRRLADIAAQMLAEVPGALSRIGDPWQRGIVADCAAALREVAADGAGDRLLHWDLHFENVLATVDGRAPWVAIDPKPLAGDPGFDLWPALNNRFDSDEVVWRFEAMTGVLGLDRERARGWTLGRVVQNALWDVEDQRALAADDLEIARRLLGR, encoded by the coding sequence GTGATCGACATTCCGGACGGGCTGGTGCAGTCGCAGTTTACCTACGCGGGGGAGGCCGGGCGGGCGTTCATCGCGGCGCTGCCCGGGCGGGTGGAGGAGATCGTCGAACGGTGGGGACTGCGGGTGGACGGGCCCGCGATGCACGGCATGGCGGCGCTGGTGCTGCCGGTGGTGCGGCGCGCCGACGGGCTGCCCGCCGCGGTGAAGTTCCAGGTCCTCGACGAGGAGACGGAGGGCGAGCCGGTCGCGCTGCGCGTCTGGGGCGGGGACGGCGCCGTCCGGCTGCTCGACCACGACCCGGGCACCGGCACGATGCTGCTCGAACGGCTCGACGCCGGGCGGATGCTGAGCGTCGTGGAGGACTCGCGGGAGGCGGTCGCCGTCATCGCCGGGCTGCTGGCGCGGCTCACGGCCGGGCCCGCGCCGGACGGGATGCGGCGGCTGGCGGACATCGCGGCGCAGATGCTCGCCGAGGTGCCGGGGGCGCTGTCGCGGATCGGGGACCCTTGGCAGCGGGGGATCGTGGCGGACTGCGCCGCGGCGCTGCGGGAGGTCGCGGCCGACGGTGCCGGGGACCGGCTGCTCCACTGGGACCTGCACTTCGAGAACGTGCTGGCGACCGTCGACGGGCGTGCGCCCTGGGTCGCCATCGACCCGAAGCCGCTCGCCGGTGATCCCGGGTTCGATCTGTGGCCCGCGCTGAACAACCGGTTCGACAGCGATGAGGTCGTGTGGCGGTTCGAGGCGATGACGGGGGTGCTGGGGCTGGACCGGGAGCGGGCTCGGGGGTGGACGTTGGGGCGGGTGGTGCAGAACGCGTTGTGGGATGTCGAGGACCAGCGGGCGCTTGCCGCTGATGACCTGGAGATCGCGCGGAGGCTGCTGGGGAGGTGA
- a CDS encoding FAD-dependent oxidoreductase gives MSSVNSGNGGHTANGGISFWYADDGIPDGREPLAGDASADVVIVGGGYTGLWTAYYLKKAAPFLRITVLEQKFCGYGASGRNGGWLYNGIAGRDRYARLHGHEAAVRLQQAMNETVTEVVDTARAESIDADIHHGGVLEVAYTPAQLARLKAFHEAELTYGEKDRTLHGARETAERIRVAGAVGSTWTPHGARLHPVKLVKGLARAVEALGVTIHESTPVTEIKPKHAITPYGTVRAPYVLRCTEGFTASLKGQRRTWLPMNSSMIATEPLSAEQWESIGWAGRETLGDMAHAYMYAQRTADDRIALGGRGYPYRYGSKTDNDGRTQPQTIEALTAILHRFFPQLAGVRVDHAWSGVLGVPRDWCATVTLDRSTGLGWAGGYVGSGVATANLAARTLRDLVQQDSGQAGPTELTTLPWVNHKVRKWEPEPFRWLGVHGMYATYYAADRRELTTNTGDSSRLAKIADRVAGRH, from the coding sequence ATGAGCAGCGTGAACAGCGGGAACGGCGGGCACACAGCCAACGGCGGCATATCGTTCTGGTACGCGGACGACGGCATCCCCGACGGCCGCGAGCCCCTGGCCGGCGACGCGAGCGCCGATGTCGTGATCGTCGGCGGCGGCTACACGGGCCTGTGGACGGCGTACTACCTGAAGAAGGCCGCGCCCTTCCTGCGCATCACGGTCCTGGAGCAGAAGTTCTGCGGCTACGGCGCCTCCGGGCGCAACGGCGGCTGGCTCTACAACGGCATCGCGGGCCGCGACCGGTACGCCAGGCTGCACGGCCACGAGGCGGCGGTCCGGCTCCAGCAGGCGATGAACGAGACGGTCACCGAGGTCGTCGACACGGCCCGCGCCGAGTCGATCGACGCGGACATCCACCACGGCGGCGTCCTCGAAGTCGCCTACACCCCGGCGCAGTTGGCCCGCCTGAAGGCGTTCCACGAGGCCGAACTGACGTACGGCGAGAAGGACCGCACGCTGCACGGCGCCCGCGAGACGGCGGAGCGGATCCGGGTCGCGGGCGCGGTCGGCTCCACCTGGACCCCGCACGGCGCGCGGCTGCACCCGGTGAAGCTGGTCAAGGGCCTGGCGCGGGCCGTCGAGGCGCTCGGCGTCACCATCCACGAGTCGACGCCGGTCACCGAGATCAAGCCGAAGCACGCCATCACGCCCTACGGCACGGTCCGCGCCCCGTACGTCCTGCGCTGCACGGAGGGCTTCACGGCCTCGCTCAAGGGCCAGCGCCGCACCTGGCTCCCCATGAACTCCTCGATGATCGCCACCGAACCGCTCTCCGCGGAGCAGTGGGAGTCGATCGGCTGGGCGGGCCGCGAGACGCTCGGCGACATGGCGCACGCGTACATGTACGCGCAGCGCACCGCCGACGACCGGATCGCGCTCGGCGGCCGCGGCTACCCGTACCGCTACGGCTCGAAGACGGACAACGACGGCCGTACCCAGCCGCAGACGATCGAGGCCCTGACCGCGATCCTGCACCGCTTCTTCCCGCAGCTCGCCGGGGTCCGCGTCGACCACGCCTGGTCCGGCGTCCTCGGCGTCCCGCGCGACTGGTGCGCCACGGTCACCCTGGACCGCTCCACGGGCCTGGGCTGGGCCGGCGGCTACGTCGGCTCGGGCGTCGCCACCGCGAACCTGGCGGCCCGCACCCTGCGCGACCTGGTCCAGCAGGACTCCGGCCAGGCGGGCCCGACCGAGCTGACCACGCTGCCCTGGGTCAACCACAAGGTCCGCAAGTGGGAGCCGGAGCCCTTCCGCTGGCTGGGCGTGCACGGCATGTACGCCACGTACTACGCGGCCGACCGCCGGGAGCTGACCACGAACACCGGGGACTCCTCGCGCCTGGCGAAGATCGCGGACCGGGTCGCGGGCCGCCACTGA
- a CDS encoding MFS transporter, with the protein MKPARTTKLRIRQLPPYLRMLTVTQLAFNIGFYAVLPYLATHLTGTLGLAGWAAGLILGLRTFSQQGLFVVGGALTDRYGPRPVVLTGCALRIAGFLWLGFADGTATVVAAVLLVGFAAALFSPAVESETAREAVRHESATGIPRTQVLGVFSAAGQAGAFLGPLLGTALLFAGFRAACLAGALVFVGVFAGHARFMPRRERVAARSLTGGAAVLARPRFLALCLAYSGYLIAYNQLYLALPAEAVRTTGSQDAVGPLFALSSLLVVFVQLPVTRWSAGRLAPRTALTAGLLLVAAGFATVAVTAGRLPGPGYALLPLGALVVLLTCGQMLLVPAARGLVPDLVDARHLGLATGALSSVAGLAVLGGSAATGALLDLPAPALWSVLAAVPLAAAGLARWVTPGRNTGPARCVAAGSGTRSQSYEKE; encoded by the coding sequence ATGAAGCCGGCCCGCACGACAAAGCTCCGCATCCGACAGCTCCCGCCCTACCTGCGGATGCTCACCGTCACCCAGCTCGCCTTCAACATCGGCTTCTACGCGGTCCTGCCCTACCTGGCCACCCACCTCACCGGCACGCTCGGCCTCGCCGGCTGGGCGGCCGGCCTGATCCTCGGCCTGCGCACCTTCAGCCAGCAGGGCCTCTTCGTCGTCGGCGGCGCCCTCACCGACCGCTACGGTCCGCGCCCGGTGGTCCTGACCGGCTGCGCCCTGCGTATCGCCGGATTCCTCTGGCTCGGGTTCGCCGACGGCACGGCCACCGTCGTCGCGGCCGTGCTCCTCGTCGGATTCGCCGCCGCGCTGTTCTCCCCGGCCGTCGAGTCGGAGACGGCCCGCGAGGCCGTCCGCCACGAGAGCGCCACCGGCATCCCGCGCACCCAGGTCCTCGGCGTCTTCTCGGCGGCCGGGCAGGCGGGCGCCTTCCTCGGGCCGCTGCTCGGCACGGCCCTGCTGTTCGCCGGGTTCCGGGCGGCCTGCCTCGCGGGCGCGCTGGTCTTCGTCGGCGTGTTCGCCGGGCACGCCCGCTTCATGCCGCGCCGCGAACGCGTGGCGGCCCGGAGCCTCACGGGCGGCGCCGCCGTCCTCGCCCGGCCGCGCTTCCTCGCCCTGTGCCTCGCGTACAGCGGCTACCTCATCGCGTACAACCAGCTCTACCTCGCGCTGCCCGCGGAGGCCGTCCGCACGACCGGCTCGCAGGACGCCGTCGGCCCGCTGTTCGCGCTGTCGTCGCTGCTCGTCGTGTTCGTCCAGCTGCCGGTGACCCGCTGGTCGGCGGGGCGGCTCGCGCCGCGCACCGCGCTCACGGCGGGCCTGCTCCTGGTGGCCGCCGGGTTCGCGACGGTGGCCGTCACCGCCGGGCGGCTGCCGGGCCCGGGGTACGCGCTGCTGCCACTCGGCGCCCTCGTCGTGCTGCTCACCTGCGGGCAGATGCTGCTGGTGCCGGCCGCGCGCGGGCTCGTCCCCGACCTCGTCGACGCCCGGCACCTGGGCCTGGCCACCGGCGCGCTGTCCTCCGTCGCCGGGCTCGCCGTGCTCGGCGGGAGCGCCGCGACGGGCGCCCTGCTCGACCTGCCCGCGCCCGCCCTGTGGTCCGTCCTCGCGGCCGTGCCGCTGGCCGCGGCGGGGCTCGCCCGATGGGTGACACCCGGCCGAAATACCGGACCGGCACGGTGTGTTGCCGCAGGATCGGGTACGCGTTCGCAGTCATACGAGAAGGAGTGA
- a CDS encoding rhomboid-like protein has translation MHRFLGTARDAVRSWLRSAPGTYVWLTILLVTTIVMRHMAPDTLDAFLGDRSTNIHALSTHPFRVLVQSALWIDGGSWLPYAVLYTLFHAPAERWLGTGRWLLVLGAAHIGATYLSEGALLWAIRHGHAPVSMVDTLDVGVSYALAGVVAVLTYRFARPWRYGYAAGVLVVYGAPLVTGRTFTDLGHFASVLIGLACFPLTRGRPGAEWSPPAAVRRTWAAVTRVR, from the coding sequence ATGCACCGTTTTCTCGGCACCGCCCGGGACGCCGTGCGGAGTTGGCTCCGCAGCGCCCCCGGCACCTATGTCTGGCTGACGATCCTGCTGGTCACCACGATCGTCATGCGCCACATGGCCCCGGACACCCTCGACGCGTTCCTCGGCGACCGCTCCACCAACATCCACGCCCTGTCCACCCACCCCTTCCGTGTCCTCGTGCAGAGCGCGCTGTGGATCGACGGCGGCAGCTGGCTCCCGTACGCGGTGCTCTACACGCTCTTCCACGCGCCCGCCGAGCGCTGGCTGGGCACCGGCCGCTGGCTGCTCGTCCTCGGCGCCGCGCACATCGGCGCCACCTACCTCAGCGAGGGCGCCCTGCTGTGGGCGATCCGGCACGGCCACGCCCCCGTATCGATGGTCGACACCCTTGACGTGGGCGTGAGTTACGCGCTCGCGGGCGTCGTCGCCGTCCTCACGTACCGCTTCGCGCGACCGTGGCGGTACGGGTACGCGGCCGGGGTCCTCGTCGTCTACGGCGCCCCGCTGGTCACCGGCCGCACCTTCACCGACCTGGGCCACTTCGCCTCGGTCCTGATCGGCCTGGCCTGCTTCCCGCTCACCCGCGGCCGCCCCGGCGCCGAGTGGAGCCCGCCGGCCGCGGTGCGCCGGACCTGGGCAGCCGTCACCCGCGTGCGATAG
- a CDS encoding nucleotidyltransferase family protein gives MTTAEPAAHGPHSYPHRPTQAVVLAGGQGSRLRPYTDDRPKPMVEIPGTGTPIIGHQLSWLAEEGVTDAVVSCGHLAEVLQEWLDQADLPLRVTTVVETEPLGRGGGLKYAAAHLPHPDRPWYATNGDIWTRFSLREMADFHHEREATATLALARPRIPWGAVETNAFGHITDFIEAPPSPYLINAGVYVFSPEFASLLPATGDHERTTFPRLARAKRLAGFPIPQGAYWRAIDTAKDLTEAAKELAAQGR, from the coding sequence ATGACGACCGCTGAACCCGCCGCGCACGGCCCGCACTCGTATCCGCACCGGCCCACGCAGGCCGTCGTCCTGGCGGGCGGCCAGGGCTCGCGGCTGCGCCCGTACACCGACGACCGCCCCAAGCCGATGGTGGAGATCCCGGGCACGGGCACGCCGATCATCGGGCACCAGCTGTCCTGGCTCGCCGAGGAGGGCGTCACGGACGCCGTCGTCTCGTGCGGCCATCTCGCCGAGGTCCTCCAGGAGTGGCTGGACCAGGCCGACCTTCCGCTGCGGGTCACGACGGTCGTCGAGACGGAGCCGCTCGGCCGGGGCGGCGGCCTGAAGTACGCGGCCGCGCACCTGCCCCACCCCGACCGCCCCTGGTACGCGACGAACGGCGACATCTGGACCCGATTCTCGCTGCGCGAGATGGCCGACTTCCACCACGAGCGGGAGGCCACGGCGACCCTCGCGCTGGCCCGGCCGCGCATCCCGTGGGGCGCCGTCGAGACCAACGCGTTCGGTCACATCACCGACTTCATCGAGGCCCCGCCGTCCCCGTACCTGATCAACGCGGGCGTCTACGTCTTCTCCCCCGAGTTCGCCTCGCTGCTGCCCGCCACCGGCGACCACGAGCGCACCACGTTCCCGCGCCTGGCCCGCGCCAAGCGGCTCGCGGGCTTCCCGATCCCGCAGGGCGCGTACTGGCGGGCGATCGACACGGCGAAGGACCTCACCGAGGCCGCGAAGGAGCTGGCCGCGCAGGGCCGTTGA
- a CDS encoding PPOX class F420-dependent oxidoreductase has translation MSAQLSDELKALLDSKVFIGVATIQPDGSPQVSPVWVKRDGDDVLFSTTVGRRKEKNLRRDPRVTVLVQPADNPYAYAEIRGTADITTEGGQELIDELSLKYTGKKYAEFNPSSADDAERVVVRVRARKVVGRV, from the coding sequence ATGTCCGCCCAGCTCTCCGACGAGCTCAAGGCACTGCTCGACAGCAAGGTCTTCATCGGCGTCGCCACCATCCAGCCCGACGGGAGCCCGCAGGTCTCCCCGGTGTGGGTCAAGCGCGACGGCGACGACGTGCTGTTCTCCACGACCGTCGGCCGCCGCAAGGAGAAGAACCTGCGGCGCGACCCGCGCGTGACGGTCCTCGTGCAGCCCGCCGACAACCCGTACGCCTACGCCGAGATCCGCGGCACCGCCGACATCACCACCGAGGGCGGCCAGGAACTCATCGACGAGCTGTCGCTGAAGTACACCGGGAAGAAGTACGCGGAGTTCAACCCGTCGTCCGCGGACGACGCGGAGCGGGTCGTGGTGCGGGTCCGGGCCCGGAAGGTCGTCGGGCGGGTCTGA
- the ugpC gene encoding sn-glycerol-3-phosphate ABC transporter ATP-binding protein UgpC — MASVTFDKATRVYPGSTKPAVDGLEIEIEDGEFLVLVGPSGCGKSTSLRMLAGLEDVNGGAIRIGDRDVTHLPPKDRDIAMVFQNYALYPHMTVADNMGFALKIAGVNKAEIRQKVEEAAKILDLTEYLDRKPKALSGGQRQRVAMGRAIVREPQVFLMDEPLSNLDAKLRVSTRTQIASLQRRLGITTVYVTHDQVEAMTMGDRVAVLKDGLLQQVDSPRNMYDRPANLFVAGFIGSPAMNLVEVPITDGGVKFGNSVVPVNRDALKAASDKGDTTVTVGVRPEHFDIVEHGGEAAKTLTKDASDAPAGLAVSVNVVEELGADGYVYGTAQVGGETKDLVVRVNGRQVPEKGAQLHVVPRPGETHVFSTSTGERLTD; from the coding sequence ATGGCTTCTGTCACGTTCGACAAGGCGACCCGCGTCTACCCGGGTTCCACCAAGCCCGCGGTCGACGGCCTGGAGATCGAGATCGAGGACGGCGAGTTCCTCGTCCTCGTCGGTCCCTCCGGCTGCGGAAAGTCGACCTCCCTGCGCATGCTCGCGGGTCTCGAGGACGTCAACGGCGGAGCGATCCGCATCGGTGACCGCGACGTCACGCACCTGCCGCCGAAGGACCGGGACATCGCCATGGTGTTCCAGAACTACGCCCTGTACCCGCACATGACCGTCGCCGACAACATGGGCTTCGCCCTGAAGATCGCCGGCGTGAACAAGGCGGAGATCCGGCAGAAGGTCGAGGAGGCCGCGAAGATCCTCGACCTCACCGAGTACCTGGACCGCAAGCCGAAGGCCCTCTCCGGTGGTCAGCGCCAGCGTGTCGCGATGGGCCGCGCCATCGTGCGTGAGCCGCAGGTCTTCCTCATGGACGAGCCGCTGTCGAACCTCGACGCCAAGCTCCGCGTGTCGACCCGTACGCAGATCGCGTCGCTCCAGCGCCGCCTCGGCATCACGACCGTCTACGTCACCCACGACCAGGTCGAGGCCATGACGATGGGCGACCGCGTCGCGGTCCTCAAGGACGGTCTGCTCCAGCAGGTCGACTCGCCGCGCAACATGTACGACCGCCCGGCCAACCTCTTCGTCGCCGGCTTCATCGGCTCCCCGGCCATGAACCTGGTCGAGGTCCCGATCACCGACGGCGGCGTGAAGTTCGGCAACTCGGTCGTCCCGGTCAACCGCGACGCCCTCAAGGCCGCTTCGGACAAGGGTGACACCACGGTCACCGTCGGTGTCCGCCCCGAGCACTTCGACATCGTCGAGCACGGCGGCGAGGCCGCGAAGACCCTCACCAAGGACGCCAGCGACGCCCCGGCCGGCCTCGCCGTCTCGGTCAACGTCGTCGAGGAGCTCGGCGCCGACGGCTACGTCTACGGCACCGCCCAGGTCGGTGGCGAGACCAAGGACCTCGTCGTCCGGGTCAACGGCCGCCAGGTGCCCGAGAAGGGCGCCCAGCTGCACGTCGTGCCCCGTCCGGGCGAGACCCACGTGTTCTCGACCTCCACGGGCGAGCGCCTCACCGACTGA
- the cysS gene encoding cysteine--tRNA ligase, with protein sequence MTIRLYDTSARQIRDFIPLTPGCVSIYLCGATVQAAPHIGHIRSGLNFDIMRRWFAYRGYDVTFIRNVTDIDDKIIKKSAEQNRPWWSIGYENERAFNDAYAALGCLPPTYEPRATGHVPEMIEMMRGLIERGHAYEADGNVYFDVRSFPGYLELSNQELDGLRQPSEEGITGKRDPRDFAMWKATKPGEPSWETPWGRGRPGWHLECSAMAHKYLGSSFDIHGGGLDLVFPHHENEIAQAKAYGDDFAQYWVHNYWVTMAGEKMSKSLGNSVLVSEMVKHWRPIVLRYYLGTPHYRSTIEYSEEALREAESAFARIEGFVQRVTELAGGTVAPADEVPPAFAEAMDDDLGVPQALAIVHTAVRQGNSALAADDKETAVARLAEVRAMLGVLGLDPLDAQWAGEQGQGEDLHGVVDSLVRLVLDQREAARARKDWATADAIRDQLGQSGLVIEDSPSGPRWTLGPR encoded by the coding sequence GTGACTATTCGCCTGTACGACACCAGCGCCCGGCAGATCCGTGACTTCATCCCGCTCACGCCGGGCTGCGTCTCGATCTACCTCTGTGGTGCGACCGTGCAGGCCGCCCCGCACATCGGGCACATCAGGTCGGGGCTCAACTTCGACATCATGCGCCGCTGGTTCGCGTACCGCGGGTACGACGTCACGTTCATCCGCAACGTGACGGACATCGACGACAAGATCATCAAGAAGTCGGCCGAGCAGAACCGGCCGTGGTGGTCGATCGGGTACGAGAACGAGCGGGCGTTCAACGACGCCTACGCCGCGCTCGGCTGCCTGCCGCCGACGTACGAGCCGCGCGCCACCGGTCACGTCCCCGAGATGATCGAGATGATGCGCGGGCTCATCGAGCGCGGGCACGCCTACGAGGCCGACGGGAACGTCTACTTCGACGTGCGCTCCTTCCCCGGCTACCTGGAGCTGTCCAACCAGGAGCTCGACGGGCTGCGCCAGCCGTCCGAGGAGGGCATCACCGGCAAGCGCGACCCGCGGGACTTCGCCATGTGGAAGGCGACGAAGCCGGGCGAGCCCAGCTGGGAGACGCCGTGGGGCCGCGGCCGTCCGGGCTGGCACCTGGAGTGCTCGGCGATGGCCCACAAGTACCTGGGCTCCTCCTTCGACATCCACGGCGGCGGCCTCGACCTCGTCTTCCCGCACCACGAGAACGAGATCGCGCAGGCCAAGGCGTACGGCGACGACTTCGCCCAGTACTGGGTGCACAACTACTGGGTCACCATGGCCGGCGAGAAGATGTCGAAGTCGCTGGGCAACAGCGTCCTCGTCTCCGAGATGGTCAAGCACTGGCGGCCCATCGTGCTCCGGTACTACCTGGGCACGCCGCACTACCGCTCGACCATCGAGTACAGCGAGGAGGCGCTGCGCGAGGCCGAGTCCGCGTTCGCGCGCATCGAGGGCTTCGTGCAGCGCGTCACCGAGCTGGCCGGCGGCACGGTCGCCCCGGCCGACGAGGTGCCGCCCGCGTTCGCGGAGGCGATGGACGACGACCTGGGCGTGCCGCAGGCGCTGGCCATCGTGCACACCGCCGTCCGGCAGGGGAACTCCGCGCTCGCCGCCGACGACAAGGAGACCGCCGTCGCCCGGCTCGCCGAGGTGCGCGCCATGCTCGGCGTCCTCGGCCTCGACCCGCTGGACGCCCAGTGGGCCGGTGAGCAGGGCCAGGGCGAGGACCTGCACGGTGTCGTCGACAGCCTCGTACGGCTCGTGCTCGACCAGCGCGAGGCCGCCCGGGCCCGCAAGGACTGGGCCACCGCCGACGCCATCCGCGACCAGCTCGGCCAGTCCGGGCTCGTCATCGAGGACAGCCCCAGCGGGCCCCGGTGGACGCTCGGACCGCGCTGA